The following DNA comes from Nicotiana sylvestris chromosome 10, ASM39365v2, whole genome shotgun sequence.
CCCAAGGTCTCTCCTTCTTAATCAAAACCAAAAAAGAAGAAACCCTCcaaaaaagtaccaaaattggttGAGAAAAAGATTTTGGTGAAGGTAaacattaattatttttctttccAGTTTTTAGTGTGATTTTGGTTGTAAAAATCTGTGGTTCAAGTGTTTTTGGTAAATTGTAGAATTGTCTTAATTTTGTAGATTGGTTGTCTCAATTTTGTAGGTTAGATGTAATTGTGATTTTTAGACAGTTCATaaatgtagttattttgtagttgTTTTGTAGTCATATGGGTAAATTGTAGATAAGGGTGGGTTAAGGTCTATTTTTCACTTTTTATATGTTGCTACATTTACCTTCATACTAACCACAATTGTTCTACATTTTGTGAGTTATTTGAACTAACTGTTATATTTTTGTAGTTATAGAGCTGTGGTTAATAAGAGTATGGGAGATGTTATTCTTAGCATGTTCAAAAAAAATTTATTACGAGTAAGCCATATATGCCATAAAGTATAAGTTAGATATGTTTGGGGGTTAATGTGATAGGGAAAGGATGCATGCTTACTGAGAATGAGCTGATGAACCCAACTATGAGCACATTGAATGTTTATAAGGGAAACAATCACAGTCATGAACCCTAAGGAGTCGTTTGGTATGAGATATAAGAAGATATAAGGGtgatataagaatttaataccaTCTTAATATTATGTTTGGTTAACAAACTaggtataagttattccggtattaattttaacaccgggataacttataccttatagataGTGGGATAATTAgtaccggtataacttatacctttttcttagaaattatgcaattgtcattcttaatacaacataccaaacaatgaataaacaacaatcccagcataactaatcCAGATGAAACTCTTGATTTTTGGGTGGATTGGGAGCTTCCAAAGCTGAGTATAATAAGTAGCTTCCAAAACTCTTATATGCAATGAGCATTCATCCTCTAACTGATTATATATGAGAAATTTTACTTGAGACTCAACCAACAAATCTTGTACGAGGCACCTCTAATTATTGGACATGTGGAAATTTAGGTCCCACATAGCTGGctcccccttttatctttttggCAGTTATATTTTTCCCATTTCACCTATCATTTTCTTaactttttacccattttactgAATGCAAAATCAAAAATCAGTCATTTTCATTTCTCTctcttcttattattttttttccagCGTTctctctcttcctcacttttgaGTTATGTTCTCCTTATCTtcttaaaaaatatcaaaaaagggATCGAATAAGGGATGTTTTTGGGGTTGTTATTCCCATGAATTTTGGGAGAAAATGATTTGTTCAATATTTTTGTAGAAGAATCACTTATTTCTTAAATTTCATGCTTTTCATTTTTGTGTACTACGATTATATGATCAATAGTTTGGTCGAAGTTGATTAATCTAGGCATCTCACTAGTGTGCAGTGATACAaagagcctgtttggccaaacttttgggaggtcaaaagtatttttttcaaaaatttgagcTGTTTGGCCAATACAAAGAAGTATTATATGCTATTAGTTCCCGAATCTTTAAAACAGTTATCCTATCTTATTTGGGAAAATGATCTACAAATAGGTAATAAATTTACAATTATATTTCATAATCTATCTATATAttatcaaaagaagaaaaaaatgcaTCCATATTAAGTCAAGTGGCAGTTCACAATACGTCACTTGGCATATTGGGACAAAattagtatggttatgtaataattattttttttaaattatattttttttaaaataaataaattattcattatgtgttgttaataattagttactctTTTTGAATTAGAATTTAAACATACTTAACTATTTCTTTTacgattttttatatatttaaaattatttctaTTTTACGTTCAATGCCATCTTTCAAGTTTGACATTGATGAAATTGTTGAAAAATATTATCATGTGTGAGTGACTTTACTTATTATTTTATGATGGATTATCAATATATATTAATTAATGGATAGATTTCTAATTTATACTGAATGATGTTAATGTAATTATTCATATCATCATATAACAATAAGTAATTATACTACATAATATCATATGCTTTGGTATAACTATACTATATGTGTAAAATTATCTTAAATATTTAATATGTTTGTTTACTTTATGCTTTATAttttaatcaaataaaataaaaaaataataaaagtctcTTACGATAAATATTTAAGTTTATTTTTCTACTTAATAAAGTTATAAGACCTTCGTACTATCTTTTTAAGTAATTTAgcactcaaaagcactttttagaAAGATTGGCCAAACACAATTTATTTACCAAATGTTGTAAAAAGTATTTCTTAAAtgaattggccaaacacaaacagttttttttcaaaagtacttttaaaaaaaatacttctgaAAAAAGGTATTTTTTAAAATAAGCAGATTTTAGCAGCTTGACCAAACGGGCTCAAACTCAATTGTAcatttatctttttattttgttaTAACTACTTGGGTACATATTTGAATATATTTTAGGTTTGAAGACATTTTCTATTGTGGTGATCTGGTATTTAGGTTTGAATTTTTATGTATACTTTATTTTTTCCATGGTTTAAAATTATAGAGTATTTTCTTAGTGATGCAATGCTAAGTTTATACCATAGTATTTTATTGTTTGAATTGAAGTGTTAATTAAAGTATTTGATATCCTATTCTTTGAGACTGCATTGGAAAAAGAAGAGGAACGAAAGAGAAATGACATATTTTTATCCTCTAATTGTCATATTTGACTGAAAAAAATTGAAGACGATGCAATTTAGTAAGAGGGGACAGAAGAAAAGTAAATTTGCTGAGAGAAAGAGTGCATAAGCAGTGTTTCTCCGTAAGTCAAATTCAACAGGTTTATTCCTTCCTCCGTgtaaaaactttattattttgaaCTCAttagttttctctttttttatattTCACTGTTAGTTTGTAAATATGTATGTAATTAGTTTTTTAAGTTCAATGCTTCTCTTGCTCTCTTTCAAAATATTATATGGGATTATATGTATGCATTCTTTTATATGTATTGATTAgatttatatataattttatttatttatttgggaTTTATAGTTTCATTAGATAATATGGGATTTCACTTATATATAATTATTTGGAATTTATATGTAATTTCACTTATATAATTTTACTTTATTTGGGACTTCTATATAATTTCATTAGATAATATggggtttatatatatatatatatatatttcacttatttatagttttttcttcaaaattttatgcaattttacctatttaataatattttttataattatattattttataaaatattaaaaattaaatacccatGGGGCTTATGCCCCGTGCCTCGGGGCTTACGCTCCGCTGAGGCATATGCAAAATGTCTTGCCTTACACCCGCGCCTTTTAAAACACTATGCATAAGTATCATGGGACCCACCTTTCCACTTATCCAACAAATAATGGTACCTCATACAAGTTTTGTTGGTTGAGTCTCactcaaaataaaatttctcATTATATATGGATTTTGCCGAAAAGATACCATTATGTGACAATGAACCCTCTTAGTACAAGGTGCGTCCGCCCCTATTAATTCCTATTGTTCGCTCTACTAAAAGGAAAACCCTAGCCCCTATTTCCGATTTTCTCTCCGATGGAGATGTCGTGGGCAGATGTAGCCAGGGATAAAGCCGACCGGTAAACAGAAATTctcctttttctttatcttctctGTATTTTTTAGCatagttttctttttcttacaaGTATAAAGTGATGCTCTCCTTTTTCAAAGAAATGGCACACATGCTGATGTTCAACCTAACAAACAATAATTACCATGGTGAAGTAATGAGTATTAGTCATTGTTTTGTGGATATAATGAGCACAAATGAGTACATGCtgattttgttaaaaaaaaaaagaaattgacgGACTTTGATTGTCTGAAATTTGTAGATCCATAGAAAATGGCCTAGTGACCTATATTCATTGCTTTGTTATCACTTTCTTGttcatttttttatatttagGTCACGCAACACGAATTTTAATTATATCCACTTTTTTGTATGTATTAGTACATAGGTAGTAAGCACTTCTTATAaataagaaaattacaaaaaattaaCGTTATGCTAGGCTGGGGCCTGTGTAGCATGGACACTTCCTCACTATCCTTTTCATAAATGACAAACATTCTGGACTTGTTACCACGGCTTTTAATTTGGTTAAGTTTAGTAAATAATGAATGAACTATAAAACAGAAAAACATACCTGTCTGGAGTACAAGGCAAGTCATTTTCAGATGAATGAATATTGATAAGTGACAACGAAAACGTTTGAGTCGTCCACACAGTATAACTTCAAGTTTTCATATGAACCAAACTTATTGTTACATCAAATGAATGAAGGAATTATTTGCAAACTATAAACAAATACTCTATTGTATCGGAATCTCTTAGGTATGAAACATACTGTAAGAAACTTGTCTCCATTTTGACGTACACAAAGCTAAAAGACAATCTTCACTTGGGATTCATTCAAAGCGCCTGCAGTTTGGCAGCTATATCATCATAATCAGGCAGCTTTGGATGTAAATGACTAGCTTTATTCATACTATCCTCTCTGGAAAATTTGTTCCCACTTTGGATGTTGCTCCGAACTCTACCTTTTGTCTGATGGGGCTTCATGCATCTCACCACTGTAAAATTTCCTGGTCAGTTTCTGCGGTACTTGTGTATCAGCAACATCAGCAACATAAGAATTCATGACAGGTTTCTGGGGTTCCTGTACTTTAGCACTGAATGAGTTCCTGCTGGATTTTCTGTCTGAACCCGAGTCGGAATTAACAGCTGCCTCATAGCTCATTTTAAACTTAGAGGAAAAGTTTGTATCTAAGCTGGAGGAAGAGGCTTTAGTCCTACGAGAGAATCCACTACCCAATTGACTTCTACCAGCAAGAGATTGCTCTTTAGGACCAACCTCGGAACCACTGCTATCAGAATCAAAATATGTAGTTGAACCTCGTAAGACCGCATGTTTTGTATTAACTTTTCTTCCTGTTTTTTGCCTGTAGCTTGAAGTCTCTTGTGAAAAATCCTCATAAGAACTGTCAGTATCTGAATCAGAACGGGTGCCTTCCAATCTTGAGCTTGACTTCTCGTCTCCTTTCATCCTCACTCCTAAACCAACGGAACTCTTAGGGGGGCAACAGCTTGTGACCTCAACTCGGGACTTTCGTGAGGTTTCTCTACTGAAGATGAAGCATTATTTAACTGGCTCCTTATGTAAGGTGGAGGGATATGACCTTTGTACTTAAGGCCACCTGTTAACTTCCCAAATGTCAATTCCTTTTCGAAACCAGAAATTGAAGAAGCTAAAATACCATCATCTGTCTGTGTCCCGGGCAAAGCTGGGGCACTGCCGTCGTCCTTTCTATTGTAATTTTGTTCTGTCATAATTAGATTTCTGGGGTAAATACGGATCAATTGGTTTTGTGGCTTTACAAAtttgtttttagttttattaaaTCAAGTTTCCTGCATTATAAGCTCCTGTATATCCTGTGGCACCCCACCAAAATAAATGGAGCTCTTTGATGTATTTGCTGTTAGTCCAGATGCCCTTGAAAATTCCATGAAACAATTGTACACCATTTGAATAGAAATAATGTCACTTCTGCTGAATAGCAATAGGTCATCTGCAAACCCCAACTGGATGATATTTAGTTTGTCACACCTTGGATGGAAATTAAAATCTGGCTCATTCCTCAATGTTTTGAAGCTTCTTGTAAGATACTCCATTCCCAGTACAAATAAGAATGGTGATAATGGATCTCCCTGCCTTAATCCTCTTCTAGCTTGAAATGGCTCCATTGGTTTCCCATTGATGAGGATGGAGTATGAGACTGTTCTTAAGCATACCATAATCCACTTCACAAACTTCTCTGGTATTCCTAGTTGATTCAGTACTTGCTCTAGGAAATCCCATTCTATTGAGTCATATGCCTTTTGCAGGTCCAGTTTTATCATACTTCTAGGAGATATGCCTTTTCTTCCATACCCTTTTACCAACTCATGACTTAGGATTATATTGTCAGTTATTACCCTTCCAGGTACAAAACCAGACTGGCTTTTGTCAACTAGATGATCCATCACTCCTTGTAATCTGttggtcaatatttttgataTGATCTTGTATAAGACTGTGCAGCAAGATATGGGCCTGAAATCTTTGACAGTTGAAGGGTGTTGGATCTTAGGGATCAAGGTGACAGTTGTAACATTGATAGGTCTATACATTTCTGCTGTGTTGAAGAAGTGGAGCACTGCTTCAGAAACTTCATCCCCTATAATTCCCCATGTCTTCTTAAAGAACTTAGAGTTGAATCCATCACATCCTGGTGCCTTTAATTCATCTATTCCTTTCAAAGCAAGCTGGATTTCTTCTATAGTGACATCTTCAATTAGCTTTAACTGTTGTCTTCTATCTAGCATATTTCCTTCTTTCATGATACTTGGCTGAATGGCTGGTATACTATCAGCTGCTGCTCCCAGTAGCCCTTTGTAGAATCCTACTATTTCTTTTTCAATTGTTTCCCTTGTCTGAATAATTTCTCCAGCAGCATTTTTCAAGGTTCTGATCTTGTTTTTGTTCATTCTATTCTTGGTACTAGCAAAGAAGAAGGTTGTGTTTTGATCTCCTAGTTTCAGCCACTGATTTCTTGACTTCTGCTTGTATATGCTTTCCTGAATATTTATCCATTTTTCTAATTGCTGCTTtagctctttttcttcttccaccttcTGTGCTGTTGCATTTGCTGTTCCCATTTGGCTTTGTAGCTCCTGAAGCTTATGTCTTGTATTTATTACCTTCCTATCAATTGCATTGAATTCCTTTGTGTTCAAACTCTTCTCACTCTTTGCAGTTATAGACCGATTCCCCGGGATCCGGCTACTGATTTTGGAAGTTATGAGTTCAAAATCGGCATGGAGGAGATTGCCGACAACTGTAGTAATGCCATggtgaaatttgataaaaattcGCATGTATGGATAACAGCTAGTGCCATAAAGTATAAAACATTTAAAGCGGCGGCCAATATGTTTGATACGCATCGCACTATTGTGAGGCACGGGGGTGTTCGTGTTGCACATCCTATTGGTTATACCGAGTTCGAGAGTCAAGGGATTTTGTTTGTGCAGAGGTTGAACACATTGACAAATGTTTTTAGCAAGAGTGATCCTCTTTGGAATGATCAGAAAGGCAAACGTGTGCACTTTGAGGAAAAGTACACGAACAAGTTTGGGTAAGCACATTCTGATCCTGTACAGCTCACACGTTTGTTTTATCTTGATAGTTATGTAATAATTCATTGATGTTTTGAATTATGTAGGCAAATTCTGCAAGGATTGAAGTCTATACATAAGGATAATACATACCATGGACGACTTTCAAAAGGGTATTTGTATGGAGAGGACGGGAATATACTTCTTTATAATCTAGAAGAGCAGGAAGTGCGTATGTATCTCTAATTTACTTAATTTAGAATGAACATTTCAATGTTTTCATGTATGCAATTTTTTAATAAGTTTTTACTTAAAATTTTTGCAGTCAGGCCAGAAAATTATATAGATGATTACAAGGGTTTTTGCTCCTTGATTAAAGGTGTTATCGATTCAAATTTGTATCCACGAAACCTGCCTCCTCACGTTGTACTGTTTTTCAGTATAGTGAACCGGAAATGGCCATCACACCCATTTCACCCCTTTTTTGGAGCAATGCCAAAAAGGGTGCTTTCATCGATTCGTTGGCTTTGGTGATGCAACAAGATAAGCATTTGGTTGAGAGTGATTTCAATTTGCACAATTATTTTGGTCGATGGAATGCTACTTTTGATGGAAAGCCCAGATTTCATGAGTGCTTTACCTATGAGAACAGACACCTTGATCCAATGAACTGGTACAGAACCTCTAGTGGCGttattatatttggaagaaactTTAGAGCTTATTACGGTTTTGCCAGTGATGTTACTTTGGAACTGGAGACTCAGTTCCCTTATATTGTTGCTGGTACATATTACGTTGGTAAAGGGAGAAGGAGGGTTCAAGGATATGAATTTGAAGTTTGGTCCAGTTCATCCAGTTGAGGACAAAGATATGGGTTAGTATGTGATTTTAAacttactttttaatttttgggTATTAATTTTGTATGGCTCTCTAAACTTGCCATTTTATTTGCAGGGTCATGACATTTCTTAACAAGACATTGGTAGGTTTTACTTTTACATATGCGATCTTTTAATTCTCCCCACCACATTATGCTCACACTAATTGATTTTCTTGCAACAGGCTTATATTGTGTAGATAGGAGCTGCATTCGGGAAATATCGTCTCATCTGCTCATATTCTAAATCTTTTAGATTACTTGTAAGTTGTTTATCGTGAAGCTTGGGTATATGATGATTAATAATGGTATAATTATAAGAGCCAAAATCATACACGTGTTGGGAGTTGGGACTGCGGTGGTAAAAAAAAAGTTTAGAGGGTGGGTCGGTGCCTACAAAGAAAATAGTGGTATTGAAATCTCATCTAAATGTTATTATTGTTTGCGGCAATATATAAAGCTAATTAAAACCTCATCCTTCGTTCATTCGAAAAATATTTGGGTGGGGCAGCTCGTGAAATAGTAAACAAGGAAAAGATAGAAAGCGGAAGATTTTTGATGAGTAGAATTTTACTTAAATGTTGTTTTGTCTTGAGACGAGAAGAAagttttttaccttttaaaatatttactaagATTTTATGACACATTCGTTCATTCTTTCgttataattttaattataacATACATTTTGCAAATTTTAGCCCTCAACTTGAGAATTCATTCAGGTGTCTGATTCACTGGGGTTAATGTCAAAATTAAATAACTAGCAATAACTGTTAGgtgttttgggattaatactgCAAAAGCTAGCTATAGCTTTCTTTATTCTCTAGCTAAACAAAGTATCCGAAGTACTTCGAGGTATAATGTTCAACAGTCCACTGCCAAcgttggaaaaagaaaaaacaatgaTCTAGCAAATAATTTTCGAGGTATAATTTTCAAGGTACATAGCGATGTTAACTTTAACTTTTGCCGTGTTATGAAATATTTAGTAATTGATCGATCAATTATTTGGTATATAAAATAGagcattttattttaattatctaTCAGTAAACTCTATCATTTTAGAAAGAATAGTATAGCATTATTCCGGGAACAAATATATTTTACTCCTTTTATTTACTCAATTTAAAAAGAAAGTAAAGGTTTTGTGATAACTACTAGTTAGGAGTGTACATAAGTCGGGTTgcttcggattttacaattaccaagccaaaccaattgtgtcggattattaaatctaaagaccaaaccaaatcaataaaactcgggtttttcaatctcggtttttctcgggttttcgaatttttcgggttttttcggatttttttccgGTAagatcttcgtagaacaaaatatataacttgtgctcaaaatatttctttaatcctagtaagataaaactatataaagtattttctaagaaaataatacaaaatatgagatgtgtcatggcattatcctagaatattcaacaataaagacaataaaattatgtaatataaatattgctaattaaaaagccataataaaaataattataatttaaaagtactaagtcatgctacaataagtagactaataagggagtattatttacatgactaaacgctaaagaaataataaaaataggttatgcatttttatcgaaattattgcaaaacaaaaaatagatattcaatacattttCGTTCGTAGTAttaaattgaatgtcttttgtaagcattagtattgatttgattttggtttggacttttgttagcattatttaatttactaatattaatggctataaaacttattggaacattcaaaaattctaagtccaaccttgaaataatacctttaaagataaaattatgaatttttttaagtatattttagtattaaatatatcaaaaatttttatatatgtaatgtcgggttcaGTGGCGGACCCAGAATTTTTATCAAGcgggttcaaaaaaaaaattaaaactcatATGTGACTAGCTAGTTTCGAACATATGACCATGTGGAAAACTTGAACCCTCTTTACCAACAGGTTAGACATTTTACTTGTTTGAAGTGAattcaaaattatatttataccttTACTTGTTTGAAAACAGCAAAAATATacctatatatacagtattatttTTCGATGAAGCAGGTTCATATGAACCCACTTGACTCCACGTGGGTCCGCCCCtggtcgggttggtttggttcggtttgactttctttagttaaaaccaaaccaaaccaattatggtcgggatttttttttcaacaccaaaccaaatcaaaccaactcATAGTCAGTTTTTTTTTGTCGGTTTGACTCGAATTAATACctttaaagat
Coding sequences within:
- the LOC104248726 gene encoding uncharacterized protein isoform X3 gives rise to the protein MEMSWADVARDKADRYRPIPRDPATDFGSYEFKIGMEEIADNCSNAMVKFDKNSHVWITASAIKYKTFKAAANMFDTHRTIVRHGGVRVAHPIGYTEFESQGILFVQRLNTLTNVFSKSDPLWNDQKGKRVHFEEKYTNKFGQILQGLKSIHKDNTYHGRLSKGYLYGEDGNILLYNLEEQEVLRPENYIDDYKGFCSLIKGVIDSNLYPRNLPPHVVLFFSIVNRKWPSHPFHPFFGAMPKRVLSSIRWLW